Proteins encoded by one window of Campylobacter concisus:
- the rpsI gene encoding 30S ribosomal protein S9, protein MAKVYATGKRKTAVAKVWIKAGSGKIVVNGMDLNTWLGGHEAIKLKVIQPLLVTKQESLIDVVATTLGGGYSAQAEALRHGISRALADMDADFRAALKPKGLLTRDSRVVERKKFGRRKARRSPQFSKR, encoded by the coding sequence ATGGCAAAAGTTTATGCAACTGGTAAAAGAAAAACTGCCGTAGCAAAGGTTTGGATAAAAGCTGGAAGCGGTAAAATCGTAGTAAATGGTATGGACCTTAATACTTGGCTTGGCGGACATGAAGCTATAAAGCTTAAAGTAATTCAGCCACTTTTAGTAACAAAACAAGAGAGTTTAATAGATGTAGTAGCTACAACTTTAGGTGGTGGTTATTCAGCACAAGCTGAGGCTTTAAGACACGGCATTTCACGTGCTTTAGCTGACATGGATGCTGATTTTAGAGCAGCACTTAAACCAAAAGGCTTATTAACTAGAGACTCTCGTGTTGTTGAACGTAAGAAATTTGGTAGAAGAAAGGCTAGAAGAAGCCCACAATTCTCTAAACGTTAA
- a CDS encoding FixH family protein, translating into MDKKTFWPYAIVLSFIAIIIACAVTIIIALKHPVEMDSSYMQSYQNVDENITFIKESEKRFDEKFDLKFEPNFNALNAKFKFHLTPKKGEISALKYEILLTRPQTNKENKILRASWQENDLVSEETSLQEGRWQLLLRLSDTNDTRYYKFDLNVTK; encoded by the coding sequence ATGGATAAAAAAACCTTTTGGCCTTATGCTATCGTGCTTAGCTTCATTGCTATAATTATCGCTTGTGCAGTAACGATCATCATAGCACTGAAACATCCAGTCGAAATGGATAGCTCTTATATGCAAAGCTACCAAAATGTCGATGAAAACATAACCTTTATCAAAGAGAGTGAAAAACGCTTTGATGAGAAATTTGATCTAAAATTTGAGCCAAATTTTAATGCCCTAAATGCTAAGTTTAAATTTCATCTAACTCCTAAAAAAGGAGAAATTTCAGCTTTAAAATATGAAATTTTACTCACTCGCCCACAGACAAATAAAGAAAATAAAATTTTAAGAGCTTCATGGCAAGAAAATGATCTAGTAAGCGAAGAAACAAGTCTACAAGAAGGCAGGTGGCAGCTACTTTTAAGGCTAAGTGACACTAATGATACAAGGTATTATAAATTTGATCTTAATGTCACAAAATGA
- a CDS encoding flavin reductase yields the protein MHKELNRQGFYYGFPVLMATTKDKNANDDITVLSSSWTLGNTVVLGIGIENQGFKNIKNGSDITLNLCDESLLEAVQKMEKLTGDSKVPEEKKNLGYTYEHDKFKAANLSKEPGINAKTARIKECKIQIETVVEKIELKEWFSIVTCKITGIFVDENLLKDEKIDTQKWHPLIYKFKEYVGTCERLGLNFGFKEI from the coding sequence ATGCATAAAGAGTTAAACAGACAAGGTTTTTACTACGGCTTTCCGGTTTTGATGGCTACCACAAAAGATAAAAATGCAAACGATGATATCACGGTGCTTTCATCTTCTTGGACGTTAGGAAATACGGTGGTGCTTGGCATAGGCATTGAAAATCAAGGCTTTAAAAATATCAAAAATGGTTCAGATATCACGCTAAATTTATGTGATGAGAGTCTGCTAGAAGCTGTGCAAAAAATGGAAAAACTAACTGGTGATAGTAAAGTACCAGAAGAAAAAAAGAATCTTGGCTACACCTACGAGCACGACAAATTTAAGGCAGCAAATCTCAGCAAAGAGCCTGGCATAAATGCAAAAACTGCCAGGATAAAAGAGTGTAAGATACAGATAGAAACGGTTGTAGAAAAGATAGAGTTAAAAGAGTGGTTTAGCATCGTTACTTGTAAGATTACAGGCATTTTTGTAGATGAAAATTTACTAAAAGATGAAAAGATAGATACGCAAAAATGGCATCCACTAATCTATAAATTTAAAGAATATGTCGGCACTTGCGAGCGTTTGGGATTAAATTTTGGATTTAAAGAGATTTGA
- the rplM gene encoding 50S ribosomal protein L13, with translation MTKITKPNEVKRDWIVVDAAGKRFGRLLTEVATILRGKNKPCFTPNVDCGDYVIIINASKVEFTGNNKAEDKLYHRHSGYFGSVKSEKFGDLIANKPEKLFKLAVRGMLPKTKLGREMIKKLKVYAGSEHPHTAQIAKKEGK, from the coding sequence ATGACAAAAATAACAAAGCCAAACGAAGTTAAACGAGACTGGATCGTTGTTGATGCAGCTGGTAAGCGCTTTGGTAGATTGCTAACTGAGGTAGCAACTATACTTCGTGGCAAAAACAAACCATGCTTCACGCCAAACGTAGATTGTGGCGACTATGTTATCATCATAAATGCTTCAAAAGTAGAATTTACTGGTAATAACAAAGCTGAAGATAAACTTTATCACAGACACTCAGGATACTTTGGTAGCGTAAAAAGTGAAAAATTTGGCGATTTAATAGCAAATAAGCCAGAAAAACTATTTAAATTAGCTGTTCGTGGAATGCTTCCAAAAACTAAACTTGGAAGAGAGATGATAAAAAAACTAAAAGTTTATGCTGGCAGTGAGCATCCTCATACGGCACAAATAGCTAAAAAAGAAGGAAAATAA
- a CDS encoding RecB-like helicase, which produces MKDFLALKASAGSGKTFALSVRYIALVLRGENINEIIALTFTKKAANEMKERIIATFLDLQNKKDELDKLCKELSLSQDEVIKRRDEKLDRFLQSELKIYTFDAFFSGILKKFSQNLGLSPDYSVRDSLQDLAWKKFVKEASKDQKLLSELALMMIISSQKEASFSQTLAKFYESFGGELKDSGASYPDDSKVRAAQKEINEHIALQNGASDTAKKTFKEQNLFELFKNKVFERESLNYRTFSKIYTSELDRLFNELKEAAKEYILEVERYRLSGFSKLLNIYKYSNLELNKEINALSFADINKLVFKLLVENFDKDVLYFRLDGRINHLLIDEFQDTNVIQYEIILPIINEIVSGYGQNGLGSFFYVGDTKQSIYKFRGGKKELFDKLGDDFSQIDIENLPSNYRSLKALVKFNNAIFEEIYHRYGLSFEPQEPAKKDKELNYKVSGECPYFEAEEDDYGYLRVLSDEDIAGAAVSQVKELLAAGVNASEITVLCWKNSDIRLISEVLSSEEIKSINEGTLELKRTPFVAAIIEYAKFCLFGEEIYEKNVKALINTNPKKLKIKAEDSATKSLFYLAKNLYINMADVDILRLFELSNCYKNLSDFIFNLENFSSKISPKNADGVKIMTVHKSKGLEFAHVIVCDMMGKGRGDDSNFITEYSEKGEWIVKSKISGRENFDSDYAIVLEQMKELEKQENINKIYVAFTRATKSLIIIKQAAPSGNSPSFFSFYTRSDKSEVNDYLDLKEFSFGKILPSKSEQKEAKKDEKMPEILKIERQEVEAREQKTSGKNLEAIYFGLAFHYLLEMSEKFDEKSLLKAKSLMLNKFYKFLSPDRLEDAFKRAKMLINEPKFLECIKDKEIYKEQPFKVKNELKQMDLFCIGESEICVIDYKTTDKNIEENKKQVGEYKEALGKFYPKHSIIAVIFYALDGKISYIEV; this is translated from the coding sequence ATGAAAGATTTTTTAGCCCTAAAAGCAAGCGCTGGAAGTGGGAAAACATTCGCTTTAAGCGTTCGTTATATCGCTTTGGTGCTTAGAGGCGAAAATATAAATGAGATCATCGCTCTAACCTTTACCAAAAAAGCGGCCAATGAGATGAAAGAGCGCATAATCGCAACTTTTTTGGACTTGCAAAACAAAAAGGACGAGCTTGATAAGCTTTGCAAAGAGCTTAGTTTGAGCCAAGATGAGGTCATAAAAAGACGCGATGAGAAGCTTGATAGGTTTTTGCAAAGTGAGTTAAAAATTTATACATTTGATGCATTTTTCTCTGGAATCCTAAAGAAATTTAGTCAAAATTTAGGACTTAGTCCTGATTACAGCGTGCGAGATAGTCTGCAAGATCTGGCGTGGAAAAAATTTGTAAAAGAGGCAAGCAAAGATCAAAAGCTTCTTAGCGAGCTTGCACTCATGATGATCATTTCAAGCCAAAAAGAGGCGAGTTTCTCACAGACTTTGGCTAAATTTTATGAGAGTTTTGGTGGTGAGCTAAAAGATAGTGGTGCAAGCTATCCAGATGATAGCAAGGTAAGAGCAGCACAAAAGGAGATAAATGAGCATATAGCCTTGCAAAATGGTGCTAGCGATACGGCCAAAAAGACATTTAAAGAGCAAAATTTATTTGAGCTTTTTAAAAACAAGGTCTTTGAAAGAGAGAGCCTAAATTACCGCACTTTTAGCAAAATTTATACAAGTGAGCTTGATAGGCTCTTTAACGAGCTAAAAGAGGCGGCAAAAGAGTATATTTTGGAGGTTGAAAGATACAGACTTAGCGGCTTTAGCAAGCTCTTAAACATTTATAAATACTCAAATTTAGAGCTAAATAAAGAGATAAACGCTTTAAGTTTTGCTGATATAAATAAGCTGGTCTTTAAGCTTTTGGTTGAAAATTTTGATAAAGATGTGCTTTACTTCAGGCTTGATGGCCGCATAAATCACCTTTTGATAGATGAGTTTCAAGATACAAACGTGATCCAATATGAGATCATCTTGCCAATTATCAATGAAATCGTTTCAGGATACGGACAAAACGGACTTGGAAGCTTCTTTTATGTTGGAGATACGAAGCAGAGTATCTATAAATTTAGGGGCGGTAAAAAAGAGCTTTTCGATAAGCTTGGAGATGATTTTAGTCAGATAGATATAGAAAATTTACCAAGCAACTACCGCAGTTTAAAGGCTTTAGTGAAATTTAATAACGCTATTTTTGAAGAAATTTATCATAGATATGGGCTTAGCTTTGAGCCACAAGAGCCAGCTAAAAAAGATAAGGAGCTAAACTACAAAGTAAGTGGCGAGTGTCCTTATTTTGAAGCCGAGGAAGATGATTACGGCTACTTGCGCGTGCTAAGCGATGAAGATATCGCGGGTGCAGCAGTTTCACAAGTAAAAGAGCTACTTGCAGCTGGCGTAAACGCAAGTGAGATAACTGTGCTTTGCTGGAAAAATAGCGACATCAGACTTATCTCAGAGGTGCTTAGCAGTGAGGAGATAAAAAGCATAAATGAAGGCACCTTGGAGCTAAAGCGAACGCCGTTTGTTGCAGCGATCATCGAGTATGCAAAATTTTGTCTTTTTGGTGAAGAAATTTATGAAAAAAATGTAAAAGCACTCATAAATACAAATCCTAAAAAATTAAAAATAAAAGCTGAAGATAGTGCGACAAAAAGCCTATTTTATCTAGCTAAAAATTTATATATAAATATGGCTGATGTTGATATTCTAAGGCTTTTTGAGCTAAGTAATTGCTATAAAAATTTAAGTGATTTTATCTTTAACCTTGAAAATTTCAGCTCTAAAATCAGTCCTAAAAATGCTGACGGAGTAAAGATAATGACTGTTCATAAATCAAAAGGGCTTGAGTTTGCTCACGTCATAGTTTGCGATATGATGGGCAAGGGCAGGGGCGATGACTCAAATTTCATAACCGAATACAGCGAAAAGGGCGAGTGGATCGTAAAGAGTAAAATTTCAGGTAGAGAAAATTTTGATAGCGACTACGCAATAGTTTTAGAGCAGATGAAAGAGCTTGAGAAGCAAGAAAATATCAATAAAATTTACGTTGCTTTCACTAGAGCCACAAAGTCGCTTATTATCATTAAACAAGCTGCTCCAAGTGGAAATAGTCCTAGCTTTTTTTCTTTTTATACTAGAAGTGATAAAAGCGAAGTAAACGACTATCTTGATCTAAAAGAGTTTAGTTTTGGCAAAATTTTGCCTAGCAAGAGTGAGCAAAAAGAGGCAAAAAAAGATGAAAAAATGCCTGAAATTTTAAAGATAGAAAGGCAAGAGGTAGAGGCAAGAGAGCAAAAAACGAGCGGTAAAAATTTAGAGGCAATCTACTTTGGCTTAGCGTTTCACTATTTACTCGAGATGAGTGAGAAATTTGATGAAAAATCGCTTTTAAAAGCTAAGAGTTTAATGCTAAATAAATTTTATAAATTTCTCTCACCTGATAGACTTGAAGATGCTTTTAAACGGGCAAAAATGCTAATAAATGAGCCAAAATTTCTAGAGTGCATAAAAGATAAAGAAATTTACAAAGAGCAGCCATTTAAAGTAAAAAATGAACTAAAGCAGATGGACTTATTTTGTATTGGAGAGAGCGAAATTTGTGTGATTGACTATAAAACGACAGATAAAAATATTGAGGAAAATAAAAAACAAGTTGGAGAATACAAAGAGGCATTAGGTAAATTTTATCCAAAGCATAGTATAATCGCCGTCATCTTCTACGCTCTTGATGGAAAAATTTCATATATTGAAGTTTAA
- a CDS encoding OmpA family protein yields MKKIALAMVAATAVFASNAAYNYEITPTIGGVHPEGNLRVKDHNFVGIRAARNLEDFFFDQVELGVDYSQRIKERTGDVVREGRALRYHANLVKNIVDFGPVSLYGLVGAGYEDVPAIFVKNEDGGFGQYGFGLRYQVTDRFALKAEARDAIKFEHADHNLFYSLGFGIGLDSKAAPVVAATPVAAATPAATPVLDDDNDGVPNDIDQCPNTPAGVVVDERGCEKVIVLRDLDVNFAFDSYKVGPKYAAEIKKVADFMGEHPDYKVVLAGHTDSVGAEAYNQKLSEKRAKAVADVLAGYGVSEDKISTVGYGELKPIATNKTKEGRAQNRRVEATFNK; encoded by the coding sequence ATGAAAAAGATTGCTTTAGCTATGGTTGCCGCAACAGCGGTTTTTGCGTCTAACGCAGCATACAACTATGAGATCACTCCAACTATCGGTGGTGTTCATCCAGAAGGAAATCTACGTGTAAAAGACCACAATTTTGTTGGTATTAGAGCGGCTAGAAACCTTGAAGATTTCTTCTTTGATCAAGTTGAACTTGGTGTTGATTACTCTCAAAGAATTAAAGAGAGAACAGGTGACGTTGTAAGAGAGGGTAGAGCTCTTAGATACCACGCTAACCTTGTAAAAAATATCGTTGATTTTGGACCAGTTAGTCTATATGGCTTAGTTGGTGCTGGTTATGAAGATGTTCCAGCTATTTTTGTTAAAAATGAAGATGGCGGTTTTGGCCAATATGGTTTTGGTTTAAGATATCAAGTAACTGATAGATTCGCTCTTAAAGCAGAAGCAAGAGACGCTATCAAATTTGAACATGCTGATCATAACCTATTCTATTCACTAGGCTTTGGTATCGGTCTTGACTCAAAAGCAGCTCCAGTTGTGGCAGCAACTCCAGTTGCAGCAGCAACTCCAGCAGCAACTCCAGTTCTTGATGATGATAATGATGGCGTGCCAAATGATATAGATCAATGCCCTAACACTCCAGCTGGCGTGGTTGTTGATGAAAGAGGATGCGAGAAAGTTATCGTTCTTAGAGATCTAGATGTTAACTTTGCATTTGATAGCTACAAAGTTGGACCAAAATACGCAGCTGAGATCAAAAAAGTAGCTGACTTTATGGGCGAACACCCAGATTATAAAGTTGTACTTGCTGGTCACACTGATAGCGTAGGCGCAGAAGCTTATAACCAAAAACTATCTGAAAAAAGAGCAAAAGCAGTAGCTGATGTTCTTGCTGGCTATGGTGTAAGCGAGGATAAAATTTCAACAGTTGGCTACGGTGAGCTTAAACCAATTGCTACAAACAAAACTAAAGAAGGCCGCGCGCAAAATAGACGCGTTGAAGCTACTTTCAATAAATAA
- a CDS encoding NAD(P)/FAD-dependent oxidoreductase: MIYDVIIVGAGASGLFLGANLKGKKVAILEKNSSAGKKILASGGGRCNITNRFVSAKNYLGEQKFIEQILKVLTPDQVLKFFSELKFSEEKQNQFFCDSGAKSVLSVLLKRQNADIFYNKEVLGAKKIDEIFEILTKDEKFRARNLVIASGGLSYKALGASDIGYKIANDFGIETSALAPALVGFSVQKDEFWFKELSGVSLNADVKINSKNESYKFSGDLLFTHRGISGPAILNASLFWQKGRICINFLSKFSEKNLINGKKQLSSVLPLPKRFVLEFLKNFGLKDRAFYEFNDNERQIIKRLFAYEFAPAGTFGFERAEVTKGGVKSEFLDENLQASNVKGFYFVGEVLDITGMLGGYNLHFAFASALKVVRVLNL; this comes from the coding sequence TTGATCTATGACGTCATCATCGTTGGTGCTGGCGCTAGCGGACTCTTTTTAGGGGCAAATTTAAAGGGCAAAAAGGTTGCCATTTTAGAGAAAAACAGCAGCGCTGGCAAAAAGATCTTAGCAAGCGGTGGTGGCAGGTGCAACATCACAAACCGCTTTGTAAGCGCTAAAAACTACCTTGGCGAGCAAAAATTTATAGAGCAAATTTTAAAGGTACTGACTCCAGATCAAGTTTTAAAATTTTTTAGCGAGCTTAAATTTAGTGAGGAAAAGCAAAATCAGTTTTTCTGCGATAGCGGCGCAAAGAGCGTCTTGAGCGTACTTTTAAAAAGACAAAATGCAGATATTTTTTATAACAAAGAAGTTCTTGGCGCTAAAAAAATAGATGAAATTTTTGAAATTTTGACAAAAGATGAGAAATTTAGAGCTAGAAATTTAGTTATCGCAAGTGGCGGACTAAGTTATAAAGCCCTTGGTGCAAGCGACATTGGTTATAAAATAGCAAATGATTTTGGTATTGAGACATCAGCTCTTGCACCTGCACTTGTCGGATTTAGCGTACAAAAAGATGAGTTTTGGTTTAAAGAACTTAGTGGCGTCAGCCTAAACGCAGATGTAAAGATAAATAGCAAAAATGAAAGCTATAAATTTAGTGGGGACTTACTTTTTACCCATAGGGGCATAAGCGGACCAGCAATACTAAACGCCTCGCTATTTTGGCAAAAGGGACGAATTTGCATAAATTTTTTGTCCAAATTTAGTGAGAAAAATTTAATAAATGGCAAAAAGCAACTTAGTTCGGTTTTGCCCTTACCAAAGAGATTTGTGCTGGAGTTTTTAAAAAATTTTGGCTTAAAAGACAGAGCCTTTTATGAATTTAATGACAATGAGAGACAAATCATAAAAAGGCTTTTTGCTTATGAATTTGCCCCAGCCGGGACATTTGGCTTTGAAAGAGCGGAAGTTACAAAAGGTGGCGTAAAGAGTGAATTTTTAGATGAAAATTTACAAGCTTCTAACGTTAAGGGATTTTATTTTGTTGGTGAAGTCTTGGACATCACTGGCATGCTTGGCGGATATAACTTACATTTTGCATTTGCAAGCGCTCTAAAGGTGGTTAGGGTCTTAAATCTATGA
- a CDS encoding DUF4006 family protein, which yields MENKNRNIFALNGISGYLVAVLLLLSILGVLTYIGIGLQKDVATKPYSLKDASSIEMKSVDNAKHVIIKE from the coding sequence ATGGAAAATAAAAATAGAAATATCTTTGCTTTAAACGGTATTAGCGGTTATTTGGTGGCAGTTTTGCTTTTGCTATCTATCCTTGGCGTACTTACTTATATTGGTATTGGCTTGCAAAAAGATGTAGCAACCAAACCTTACTCATTAAAAGATGCAAGTAGCATTGAGATGAAGAGCGTTGATAACGCTAAACACGTCATTATAAAGGAGTAG
- a CDS encoding HAD family hydrolase: MKKTILFDLDGTLIDSTSAILKGFDRAFLSHGKKEPDHNALKSLVGHPLEIMFERLGASKNLIDSYIKEYKACYEKIYLDETVLLDYANEALKEASSFADVGIVTTKTSKFSIILLEHLGVMKYIKTVIGRDDVANPKPNPEPINLALTRLNKDKNNAFMVGDTIMDLMAAQAAFITGVGLTCGYGQKSDLEKFSKHIFSNPFEAVSFIKEV; encoded by the coding sequence ATGAAAAAAACCATACTTTTTGATTTGGACGGTACGCTTATTGATTCGACTTCTGCTATTTTAAAAGGATTTGATAGAGCTTTCTTATCTCATGGTAAAAAAGAGCCAGACCATAATGCATTAAAGTCTTTGGTTGGTCATCCGCTTGAAATAATGTTTGAAAGACTTGGTGCAAGCAAAAATTTAATTGATAGCTATATAAAAGAATATAAAGCTTGCTACGAAAAAATTTATCTTGATGAGACGGTACTCTTAGATTATGCAAATGAAGCATTGAAGGAGGCAAGTAGCTTTGCTGATGTGGGTATAGTTACTACGAAAACTTCAAAATTTTCTATTATCCTGCTTGAGCATTTAGGAGTTATGAAATATATAAAAACTGTTATTGGAAGAGACGATGTTGCTAATCCAAAACCAAATCCAGAGCCTATAAATTTGGCTTTAACTAGACTTAATAAAGATAAAAATAATGCATTTATGGTAGGTGACACCATTATGGATCTAATGGCTGCACAAGCTGCTTTTATTACAGGCGTGGGTCTAACTTGTGGATATGGTCAAAAGAGTGATTTAGAGAAATTTAGTAAACATATTTTTTCAAATCCATTTGAAGCCGTTAGCTTTATAAAAGAGGTTTGA
- a CDS encoding PD-(D/E)XK nuclease family protein, with translation MYLDKNLKLWLSVKSALLSAFSYHCLKIQERKMHNLNQLFVFTNSRKIREFNASFNDELIPKSLSIAEFYKKVVYVDGRFEIDSTYALVLMNRACVSVKKANSVLKIPTEFFEFLKNNDYLFSFFKELAISKKSISEIKFNDIYANFEEHLNILEAVLKEYESLLGQENLYDDITLPKIYNINEAYIKSFSEISLHIDGILSEFEWEILEKISKLTTLKIIFQTSVFNTKLINKIKQISAISEIENYKKYELNLKANDLICLENIKKFEPVLEKRFATRSLQCAYAMAKASEFVREGIKPENIAVILPDESFSEILRLHDRDKIFNYAMGESFKNTKFYEALYYITRAINEEASPVFDQSKCESYEELGFILSEFGVSEQLFKKFRASYFEPCEFSKFKELIYELLVLENEPRCEEKLALELFRMENLCRYFSFSLKQLSEIFLLNISRLSIDDVGGGKISVMGMLESRGMKFDGVIIVDFNDNFIPARSTNEMFLNSKVRQKAGLISYLERENLQRFYYESLINNAKKVAISCVLNEESIPSRFLKNFKTIKDEKFSDEAYLKLFLKGSTSLNLSDDEIILEHDFFTKPLSFSTLNLFLTCPRKYYYAKIAGIKGAKAIATEPGSKQGNSVHKALYEYYTSDFYRQKNTFDLAIFKEILAKQDFSSLELEIWSQKFKEYAEFENERLSAGFRVLECEKDIESSFCDVKIKGIIDRIDASPDGEPFILDYKTGEANANSLQLAFYEALYGSEVKSAYFALKNEPVLISSKKSVDDLKAEIENLKSINNTKINFERKSGACKFCEYAILCRREL, from the coding sequence ATGTATTTAGATAAAAATTTAAAGCTTTGGCTAAGCGTAAAAAGCGCTCTTTTATCAGCATTTAGCTATCATTGCTTAAAAATTCAAGAGAGAAAAATGCATAACCTAAACCAACTTTTTGTCTTTACGAACTCGCGTAAGATTCGTGAATTTAATGCAAGTTTTAATGATGAGCTAATCCCAAAAAGCCTAAGTATCGCTGAGTTTTATAAAAAGGTAGTTTATGTAGATGGTAGGTTTGAGATTGATAGCACCTATGCTTTAGTGCTTATGAATAGAGCCTGTGTCAGCGTCAAAAAGGCAAACTCGGTTCTTAAAATTCCAACTGAGTTTTTTGAGTTTTTGAAAAATAATGACTATCTTTTTTCATTTTTTAAAGAGCTAGCTATTAGTAAAAAGAGTATCTCTGAGATCAAATTTAACGATATTTACGCTAATTTTGAGGAGCATTTAAACATACTTGAAGCGGTTTTAAAAGAGTATGAGAGCTTGCTTGGTCAAGAAAATCTCTACGATGATATAACCTTGCCAAAAATTTATAACATAAATGAAGCTTACATCAAAAGCTTTAGTGAAATTTCACTGCACATAGATGGAATTTTAAGTGAGTTCGAGTGGGAAATTTTAGAGAAAATCTCAAAGCTAACTACGCTAAAAATTATCTTTCAAACCAGTGTTTTCAACACAAAGCTAATCAATAAAATAAAGCAAATTTCAGCTATTAGTGAGATTGAAAATTACAAAAAATATGAGCTAAATTTAAAGGCAAATGATCTAATTTGCTTAGAAAATATCAAAAAATTTGAGCCAGTCTTAGAAAAGCGATTTGCCACTAGAAGCTTGCAATGTGCCTACGCTATGGCAAAGGCGAGCGAGTTTGTGCGTGAGGGCATAAAACCCGAAAACATAGCTGTTATATTACCAGATGAGAGTTTTAGCGAAATTTTAAGACTACATGATAGAGATAAAATTTTTAACTACGCTATGGGTGAGAGCTTTAAAAATACAAAATTTTATGAAGCGCTTTACTACATCACAAGAGCGATCAATGAAGAGGCAAGCCCAGTTTTTGATCAAAGTAAGTGTGAGAGCTACGAGGAGCTTGGATTTATTTTAAGCGAATTTGGCGTGAGCGAGCAGCTTTTTAAGAAATTTAGGGCTAGCTACTTTGAGCCGTGTGAATTTAGCAAATTTAAAGAGCTAATATATGAGCTTTTGGTGCTTGAAAATGAGCCAAGATGCGAAGAGAAGCTCGCACTTGAGCTTTTTAGGATGGAGAATTTATGCAGGTATTTTAGCTTTAGCCTAAAGCAGTTAAGTGAAATTTTCTTGCTAAATATATCACGCCTTAGCATCGATGACGTGGGTGGCGGAAAGATCAGCGTCATGGGCATGCTAGAGAGCCGCGGGATGAAATTTGATGGTGTGATCATAGTTGATTTTAATGATAATTTCATCCCAGCAAGAAGCACAAATGAGATGTTTTTAAACTCAAAAGTGAGGCAAAAAGCAGGGCTTATAAGCTACCTTGAGCGTGAAAATTTGCAGAGATTTTACTATGAAAGTCTTATAAACAATGCCAAAAAGGTCGCCATAAGCTGTGTTTTAAACGAAGAGAGTATTCCTTCAAGATTTTTAAAAAATTTCAAAACAATAAAAGACGAGAAATTTAGTGACGAGGCGTATTTAAAATTATTTTTAAAAGGAAGTACAAGCCTAAATTTAAGCGATGATGAGATTATTTTGGAGCATGATTTTTTCACTAAACCGCTATCATTTTCTACACTAAATTTATTTCTAACCTGCCCAAGAAAGTATTATTACGCAAAGATAGCTGGTATAAAAGGAGCAAAAGCAATAGCAACTGAGCCAGGATCTAAGCAAGGAAATAGCGTGCATAAGGCGCTTTATGAATACTACACGAGTGATTTTTATAGACAAAAAAATACCTTTGATTTGGCTATTTTTAAAGAAATACTTGCAAAGCAAGATTTTTCTTCGCTTGAGCTTGAGATTTGGTCGCAGAAATTTAAAGAATACGCAGAGTTTGAAAATGAACGTTTAAGTGCTGGCTTTAGAGTGCTTGAGTGTGAAAAAGACATAGAGAGCAGTTTTTGTGATGTAAAGATAAAAGGCATTATCGATAGGATCGATGCTAGCCCTGATGGTGAGCCTTTTATACTTGATTATAAAACTGGTGAGGCAAATGCGAACTCACTTCAGCTTGCATTTTATGAAGCACTTTATGGCAGCGAGGTAAAAAGTGCTTACTTTGCTCTAAAGAATGAACCAGTGCTTATCAGCTCAAAAAAAAGCGTGGATGATCTAAAGGCTGAGATAGAAAATCTAAAGAGTATAAATAACACTAAGATAAATTTTGAAAGAAAGAGTGGAGCTTGTAAATTTTGCGAGTATGCCATACTTTGTAGGAGAGAGTTATGA